A stretch of the Vigna radiata var. radiata cultivar VC1973A chromosome 7, Vradiata_ver6, whole genome shotgun sequence genome encodes the following:
- the LOC106765574 gene encoding bidirectional sugar transporter SWEET14-like, which translates to MAMHRESWAFVFGLLGNIISFGVFLAPLPTFYQIFKKKSTEGYQSLPYVVALFSAMLWIYYAFVKREAALLLITINTFGIVVESIYLTIFLIYAPRKPRLTTIKLLLLLNVFGFGAMLLATLYLSKGAKRLAIIGWICLVFNISVFAAPLFIIRRVIKTRSVEYMPFTLSMFLTINAVMWFFYGLLLRDYYVALPNTLGFLFGIIQMVMYLMYRNATPVALDEPVKAQEANGHIIGAVKMGTIEPNHGGAGLGGVGKV; encoded by the exons ATGGCCATGCATCGCGAGTCTTGGGCTTTTGTATTCGGTCTTTTGG GCAACATCATCTCCTTTGGAGTGTTTCTTGCTCCATT GCCAACGTTTTACCAAATCTTCAAGAAGAAATCCACTGAAGGGTATCAGTCACTTCCTTATGTTGTTGCACTGTTCAGTGCAATGCTCTGGATTTACTATGCATTCGTGAAAAGGGAAGCTGCTCTTCTTCTCATTACCATTAACACGTTTGGAATTGTTGTGGAATCAATTTACCTTACAATCTTCCTAATTTACGCTCCAAGGAAGCCTAGG CTTACGACCATCAAGCTTCTTCTCTTGCTGAATGTGTTTGGCTTCGGAGCCATGCTTCTGGCAACTCTCTACCTGTCCAAGGGAGCAAAGCGTCTTGCCATCATAGGATGGATTTGTCTTGTTTTCAACATCAGTGTCTTTGCTGCACCTCTCTTCATTATT AGGCGAGTGATTAAGACAAGGAGCGTGGAATACATGCCATTTACCTTGTCCATGTTTTTGACCATCAATGCTGTTATGTGGTTCTTCTACGGCCTTCTTCTCAGGGATTATTATGTTGCT CTCCCAAACACACTTGGGTTTCTGTTCGGCATAATTCAGATGGTGATGTATTTGATGTACAGAAACGCCACCCCGGTTGCACTAGATGAGCCGGTGAAGGCTCAAGAAGCGAATGGCCACATAATTGGAGCTGTGAAGATGGGAACAATAGAGCCAAACCATGGAGGTGCTGGTCTTGGTGGTGTTGGCAAAGTCTGA
- the LOC106768304 gene encoding membrane-anchored ubiquitin-fold protein 3: MVELSLSELSLHQQKHRTKDYCTNKVKSLNGFHSDQSVKESRKEGRVRVRVRVRVRVEKAQKKSIQMPEEDLVDIKFRLYDGSDIGPFRYSSAATVDMLKQRIVSDWPKGKTIVPKSANEVKLINSGQILENNKTVGQCKVLFGEIAGSIIIMHVVVQPSLAKTKAEKKVDDSPKKAVCSCSIL, translated from the exons ATGGTTGAGTTGTCGTTGAGTGAGCTCAGCCTTCACCAACAGAAGCACAGAACAAAAGATTACTGCACGAATAAAGTCAAAAGTCTGAATGGTTTTCACTCTGATCAATCTGTGAAG GAATCGAGGAAGGAAGGAAGGGTGAGGGTTAGGGTAAGGGTAAGGGTAAGGGTTGAGAAGGCACAGAAAAAGTCAATTCAAATGCCGGAAGAGGATTTGGTTGACATCAAGTTTAGGTTGTACGATGGCTCCGATATCGGACCCTTCAGGTACTCATCTGCCGCCACTGTCGATATGCTTAAGCAGAGGATTGTCTCCGATTGGCCCAAAG GTAAAACGATCGTGCCAAAGTCAGCTAACGAAGTGAAATTGATTAATTCTGGTCAAATCTTGGAAAACAACAAGACTGTTGGTCAATGTAAAGTACTATTTGGTGAGATTGCAGGAAGTATTATAATAATGCATGTTGTTGTACAGCCATCTCTCGCAAAAACTAAAGCTG AAAAGAAGGTGGATGATTCACCCAAGAAGGCTGTCTGTTCTTGTTCTATATTGTGA